One window of Kryptolebias marmoratus isolate JLee-2015 linkage group LG3, ASM164957v2, whole genome shotgun sequence genomic DNA carries:
- the pcm1 gene encoding pericentriolar material 1 protein isoform X7 has protein sequence MATGGTPLDDTAEELHNWTVTNGSLEDRLNNMDWGGQQKKANRSSEKNKKKLSAAVVESRLTNDISPESTPGTGRRKARTPHSFPHIKYTTQMSVPDQAELDKLRQRINLTDLDERSIGSDSQGRVTAANNQRQLAGENKKPHNYLPLHVNTNKSKELLHPSASAPTTPATTKEIKKQSPGLRVTLTPLVPAKESPRLSRGAAERGPVMQREHGRREPKLDSSQVVSKLLQIRDYISKARSMRDDLVEKNDVPANVERLSHLIEHLKEQEKSYLHFLQKMLAQESDGGVGLDSAVGSGSLADSASLNVEVRSLDASNTTADVPEAVRADQREELENLRKQHELLKKMLEQQEQLRALQGQQEALMAMQRSAEQALAVIEDTVVTETTGSVSGLSITSELNDELNDLIQRFHNQLHDSQTKAVPDNRRQAQSLSLSREVGWSRTPQAVGPPQHRPVLHSASGPHTDLDSEATAAGAKLTKLQELQDKKQTMDKILQELHSLRDQTLNNSSCRGLSAQCTSSIEGSSDCPSALCSNGAMASTSFQPLLTQRQQQQQEGPSSSDKLRKLKEVHKRLNELRELVQYYEQTSDMMVDAVNENVKEEVDEDEEDETEDGSMFETMFDSEQENRQPVTNIRNPPRSRNWADLNSLTNGRSVRSGTTNNCDGRLNTECEINNRTAANLRSLNITTPIDCQYNRDIPYDQVKDEDEDEDCMDNNEGAQALVPDSASESSQRSSLGNDADFTPKVHRQTAKQKLRQLQELVAMVQSDDTDGTTANEDEVLHQQPNNTRAPTSGRSGAGPKQSPRDLALSSKAREKLYEEKLRQQKQELKQLHEERQRLIEIQGKIQDLQWACPDLQSSVSSTVSQQGLLRKVPIAVSTPVTGQPSSSSGPKTNLAVLKPTAPEAASSSVTDNEQLWSEMRRRQILREDLRQRRKHLESLMAEHQRRSGLCDSPCQVEDQEDNATNSQPVNRDERTMATWGSSSGHLDDDDDENEEEDEYRSEICAEEEEDQEECTESSSDDDIHVFSPSMNQCSYSNRKNQGSNLKPPAAFSGEGGGHLHNKTKVKQQSRTSNQPAGQHAGIRRQENLRWPSELSFVDGTHQWQEQISQLQRQLDFSTSMCQTLLQDQQTLSYMLQTLLTGQYSVLPNNLSSPQVQLVMHQLNQCYTQLTWQQNNVQRLKQVLNDLIRQQQQQQQQQSSAAGWQTQKRGSGQDSSPGPSASPGIFLPYPSALHPSALNTTNSVSPPFLPSFNLYPSFPGAMGEFPQGAVGPATPEHQKLQLDPSTPIKPEYMTFPPPLQRSPLNTSAERRPAARLNTSYTKNITRHHTSKTDLQESPSSSPTFAKLHSRQLEFDKESQESFSSIPDPVDPTTITKSFKAGRKASAQANLASRSKTSKNRRRRNKGHSKNSEGHESDSVSSTADFAHQRAASSHQRDQNQRLLDKLTQEKLDSKAKLGNKRNDLSSAYAWRTPFLSNRIACTEAPDASSDFSLFEALRETIYSEVATLISQNESRPHFLIELFHELQLLNTDYLRQRALFCLQDLVTKHLAVRSAAEHQLPPLGPAVWTAGSQSELTPSQSLITSDEEVVEKNLRHVQDLKRKDEAESVDNDSNMSTSSNLEPFANDDLGAAAADVHCPQIDTQQLDRQIKAIMTEVIPFLKENMNEVCSHQLLTSVRRMVLTLTQQNDESKEFVRFFHKQLGGILQESLSKFVGRTLKDCGEDLLVEISEILFNELAFFKLMQDLDSSSNTLAAKHQNKKTAEKSSKPKEVLDENTEVGADKSVSSAYADEDKDQDEAEKEGNSALQEHYLQADLKSSRSSEAEEEEEEDEGHRQAVHLSINLSKAETQALTNYGSGEDEDEDEEIEEFEAGPVDVQTSLQASAVGQVEQELSATATTSSEIQEIKPEPTSSEINDVLAEVNTSTEKVEEHTDVENQNPEEESKAGAAAPSEGGSPDVPKDSTATSSPNTDSPVLVSVDEMGSGNTSQKSDEDDFVKVDDLPLQLTVMCEEELQKRIVEEQQNNNLSVEILNGNTELVTGLVGNAQALKEPETDGAENI, from the exons ATGGCAACCGGAGGCACTCCTTTAGATGACACTGCAGAGGAGCTGCACAACTGGACTGTAACCAATGGCAGTCTGGAAGACAGGCTGAACAACATG GACTGGGGTGGGCAGCAGAAAAAAGCCAACCGATCATCtgagaagaacaagaaaaagcTGTCTGCTGCGGTGGTGGAGAGTCGCCTGACTAATGATATTTCGCCGGAATCCACCCCAGGGACCGGCCGCAGGAAAGCCCGCACTCCTCATTCCTTCCCCCACATCAAATACACTACTCAGATGTCTGTCCCAGACCAGGCTGAACTGGACAAGCTCCGGCAGAGGATAAATTTGACAGATCTGGATGAG AGGAGCATTGGCAGTGACTCCCAGGGGCGCGTCACAGCGGCCAACAACCAGCGGCAGTTAGCTGGAGAGAACAAGAAGCCCCACAACTACCTGCCTCTGCATGTAAACACGAACAAAAGCAAAGAGCTGCTCCATCCCTCAGCCTCTGCTCCAACCACCCCAGCTACCACCAAGGAAATCAAGAAGCAGAGCCCGGGACTCAGGGTGACACTGACCCCCTTGGTTCCTGCTAAAGAATCTCCCAGGCTCAGCCGCGGCGCCGCAGAGAGAGGTCCCGTAATGCAGAGAGAGCACGGGAGACGAGAGCCAAAATTAGACAGCAGCCAG GTGGTGAGCAAGTTGTTACAGATTCGGGACTACATCAGTAAGGCCAGATCCATGAGGGATGATCTGGTGGAAAAGAATGACGTGCCAGCCAACGTGGAGCGCCTTTCTCATCTCATCGAGCACCTCAAAGAGCAGGAGAAGTCCTATTTACATTTCCTGCAGAAAATGCTC GCGCAGGAGAGTGATGGTGGTGTTGGACTGGACTCTGCAGTTGGCTCTGGTTCACTGGCAGATAGCGCTTCTCTCAATGTAGAGGTTCGGTCTTTAGACGCTTCAAACACAACA GCTGACGTTCCAGAAGCTGTGCGTGCTGACCAGAGGGAAGAATTAGAGAATCTGCGTAAGCAGCACGAGCTGCTGAAGAAGATGCTGGAACAGCAAGAACAGCTCAGGGCCCTGCAAGGCCAACAAGAAGCACTCATGGCTATGCAGCGCAGTGCAGAACAGGCACTCGCTGTGATTGAGGACACTG tTGTCACGGAAACCACTGGGAGTGTTTCTGGCCTGAGCATCACATCAGAACTGAACGATGAGTTAAATGACTTAATCCAGCGTTTTCACAACCAGCTACACGACTCTCag ACTAAAGCAGTGCCAGATAACCGTCGTCAGGCACAGAGTCTTTCGCTCTCCAGAGAAGTGGGCTGGTCTAGGACTCCCCAGGCTGTTGGTCCACCTCAACATAGGCCGGTCCTTCACTCTGCTTCTGGCCCACACACGGACTTAGACTCTGAAGCAACAGCTGCCGGTGCCAAACTCACCAAGCTGCAAGAACTCcaagacaaaaagcaaacaatggACAAGATTCTACAAGAGCTGCATTCGCTCAGAGACCAGACACTAAACAACAGCTCAT GTCGCGGCTTGTCAGCACAGTGCACTTCCAGTATAGAAGGATCCTCGGATTGTCCATCTGCTCTCTGCTCTAACGGGGCCATGGCTTCCACTTCTTTTCAACCTTTACTGACACAAcgacagcaacaacaacaggaggGCCCCAGCTCCTCTGACAAGCTTAG GAAGCTAAAGGAGGTGCATAAGCGCCTGAATGAGCTGAGGGAACTGGTTCAGTACTATGAACAGACTTCTGATATGATGGTGGATGCAGTCAATGAGAACGTGAAAGAGGAGGttgatgaggatgaggaagacGAGACGGAGGACGGATCTATGTTTGAAACCATGTTTGACTCGGAGCAGGAGAATCGTCAGCCTGTAACTAACATCAG AAACCCACCGCGCAGCAGGAACTGGGCAGACTTGAACAGCCTGACCAATGGGCGCAGTGTCAGGAGTGGTACGACTAACAACTGTGATGGCAGACTCAACACAGAGTGCGAGATCAACAACCGGACGGCGGCCAACCTCCGCAGCCTCAACATCACCACGCCCATAG ATTGTCAGTACAACAGGGACATCCCTTACGATCAGGTAAAGGATGAAGACGAGGATGAGGATTGTATGGATAATAACGAAGGGGCACAGGCTCTGGTTCCAGACAGTGCGTCGGAGTCCAGTCAGCGGAGCAGCCTTGGGAATGATGCGGATTTCACTCCAAAGGTTCACCGGCAGACAGCCAAGCAGAAACTCCGGCAGCTACAGGAGCTGGTGGCAATGGTTCAG AGTGACGACACAGATGGAACAACAGCAAATGAAGACGAAGTTTTACACCAACAGCCAAATAACACCAGAGCTCCAACATCTGGCAGGTCGGGGGCTGGACCTAAACAGAGTCCCAGAGATCTCGCCCTCTCCAGCAAGGCCAG AGAGAAGCTGTACGAGGAGAAACTGCGTCAGCAGAAGCAGGAGCTCAAGCAGCTCCACGAAGAACGTCAGAGACTCATTGAAATCCAAGGCAAGATCCAGGACTTGCAGTGGGCTTGTCCCGATCTTCAG TCATCAGTGTCCAGCACTGTTAGTCAGCAGGGTCTGCTGAGAAAGGTTCCGATTGCAGTTTCCACTCCAGTTACTGGCCAGCCTTCTTCATCCTCCGGACCCAAAACCAACTTAGCTGTCCTCAAACCCACGGCTCCTGAGGCAGCCTCTTCTTCTGTCACTGATAATGAG CAGCTTTGGTCAGAAATGCGTCGACGACAGATTTTGCGAGAAGATCTGCGACAGCGCCGAAAGCATCTGGAGTCGTTGATGGCTGAACACCAGAGGCGGAGTGGTCTCTGCGACTCGCCCTGCCAGGTTGAAGACCAAGAGGACAACGCTACAAATTCACAGCCTGTCAACAGAGATGAAAG AACAATGGCCACCTGGGGTTCCAGTTCAGGCCATCTTGATGATGACGACGATGAAAATGAGGAAGAGGACGAGTATCGCTCAGAAATATGTgccgaggaggaagaggatcaGGAAGAATGTACAGAAAGCAGCTCTGATGACGACATCCACGTCTTCTCGCCGAGCATGAACCAGTGCTCCTACAGCAACAGGAAGAATCAAGGAAG CAATCTGAAGCCTCCAGCAGCCTTTTCAGGTGAGGGTGGTGGGCATCTTCACAACAAGACCAAGGTGAAGCAGCAGTCCCGAACTTCAAACCAGCCTGCAGGCCAGCACGCAGGCATACGTCGACAGGAGAACCTGCGCTGGCCCTCTGAGCTCTCTTTTGTCGACGGTACACATCAGTGGCAGGAGCAGATCAGCCAGCTACAGAGGCAGTTGGACTTCAGTACCAGCATGTGTCAGACACTCCTGCAGGATCAGCAG actCTATCATACATGCTGCAAACTCTGCTGACCGGCCAGTACAGCGTGTTACCCAACAACCTGTCGTCACCACAAGTGCAACTGGTCATGCATCAGCTGAACCAGTGCTACACCCAGCTGACCTGGCAGCAGAACAACGTACAAAG ACTAAAGCAGGTCCTGAACGACCTGATtcgccagcagcagcagcagcagcagcagcagtcctCAGCAGCAGGCTGGCAGACACAGAAGCGGGGCTCAGGACAGGATTCCAGCCCCGGCCCCTCGGCGTCCCCTGGCATCTTCCTCCCCTACCCCTCTGCTTTACATCCTTCAGctctaaacacaacaaactctGTGTCGCCTCCATTCCTTCCCA GCTTTAACTTGTATCCATCATTTCCTGGTGCCATGGGTGAATTTCCTCAAGGTGCAGTCGGCCCAGCTACTCCTGAGCATCAGAAGCTTCAGCTGGATCCCAGCACCCCTATTAAACCAGAGTACATGACTTTCCCTCCTCCGCTGCAGCGCTCTCCTCTTAACACTTCCGCTGAAAGAAG ACCGGCTGCCCGACTTAACACATCCTACACAAAGAATATAACACGGCATCACACATCTAAAACCGACCTTCAAGAgtctccctcttcctcccccaCCTTTGCCAAACTTCACTCAAGACAGCTGGAGTTCGACAAGGAGTCACAGGAAAGCTTCAGCAGCATCCCCGATCCTGTTGATCCGACTACAATCACAAAGTCCTTTAAGGCTGGAAGGAAGGCCTCTGCACAAGCCAACCTGGCCTCACGAAGCAAAACGTCCAAGAACAGACGCAGGAGGAACAAAGGGCACAGCAAGAACAGTGAAG gccATGAAAGTGACAGTGTCAGCAGCACTGCAGACTTTGCCCACCAGAGGGCAGCCTCGTCTCATCAGAGGGACCAGAATCAGAGACTGTTGGACAAACTGACTCAAGAAAAACTAGACAGCAAGGCTAAGCTGGGGAATAAAAGAAATGACCTCTCCTCTG CTTATGCTTGGAGGACACCCTTCCTCTCTAACAGAATTGCATGCACAGAAGCACCAG ATGCGAGCAGTGACTTCTCGCTCTTCGAAGCTCTGAGGGAGACCATCTACTCTGAGGTGGCCACTTTGATTTCCCAGAACGAGTCGAGACCCCACTTTCTCATCGAGCTCTTCcatgagctgcagctcctcaacACGGACTATTTACGCCAGCGAGCTCTGTTTTGCCTGCAG GACTTGGTGACGAAGCACCTGGCAGTGAGGAGCGCAGCAGAGCACCAGTTGCCCCCTCTTGGCCCTGCTGTGTGGACAGCAGGCTCTCAGTCTGAGCTGACACCCAGCCAGAGTCTGATCACCAGCGATGAA GAGGTGGTGGAGAAGAACTTGAGGCACGTGCAGGACTTAAAGAGGAAGGACGAAGCAGAGTCGGTGGATAACGACAGCAACATGTCGACCTCCTCCAACCTGGAACCTTTTGCTAATGATGACCTGG gagctgcagctgcagatgtgcaCTGCCCTCAGATTGACACCCAACAGCTGGATCGTCAGATCAAAGCCATCATGACGGAAGTCATTCCCTTTCTGAAG gaGAACATGAACGAGGTGTGTTCACACCAGCTGCTGACATCTGTGCGGCGCATGGTGCTCACGCTCACCCAGCAAAACGACGAGAGCAAAGAGTTTGTCCGCTTTTTCCACAAGCAGCTGGGAGGTATCCTGCAG GAATCTCTCAGTAAATTTGTGGGCCGTACTTTGAAGGACTGTGGGGAGGACCTGTTGGTGGAGATTTCAGAGATCCTCTTCAATGAACTGGCCTTCTTTAAGCTCATGCAGGATttggacagcagcagcaacaccttggctgccaaacaccaaaataagaaaacagccGAAAAATCCAGCAAACCAAAAGAAGTTCTTGAT GAGAATACAGAAGTTGGTGCTGATAAGTCTGTTTCTTCAGCATACGCTGATGAAGATAAG GACCAAGACGAAGCAGAGAAGGAAGGAAACTCTGCCCTCCAGGAGCACTACCTGCAGGCAGATCtgaagagcagcaggagcagtgaagctgaggaggaggaggaggaggacgaaggGCATAGACAGGCGGTGCATTTGTCTATCA ATCTGTCCAAGGCAGAGACTCAGGCTCTGACTAACTATGGCAGTGGGGAGGatgaggacgaggacgaggaaaTCGAAGAGTTTGAAGCCGGACCCGTGGACGTCCAGACATCCTTGCAGGCGTCTGCTGTTGGACAAGTCGAGCAGGAGCTCAGCGCCACG GCCACAACCAGCAGTGAAATCCAGGAGATAAAA